The Spiroplasma endosymbiont of Atherix ibis nucleotide sequence ACTTTTTTAATACTATAATAACTAGTAAAATTAAAATCACTTTTCAGCTTTGCAGTAGAAGTTAAAAAGTCCGTTCTATTTAGTCCTTTTAAATAAAGTTTAAAAAAAGTATTCATTTTATTTCCTAATAAAGAAAAATCTAGATAATTTCATAAACTATATTTATTTTCTAAAATCATAATAGGATCTATTGTATTTGAATACCTTCACTTAGTTTTAATATTTATATCATTTCTTAATAATTCAAAATAATTTCTTTTATATTTGAAATTAAAATCATAATTTATATAACTGTAAGCTAAATTAGCAATTGTAACTGTACATTCATTTTCATCGTATTTATGCTGAGTTAAATTTCTTCTATCTATTTCAATACTGCCATAATTAGTATGAGGTTTTAGTTCAAAACCTTCTACATCATAGCTAGCACTATAAGAAATAAATAAATACTGTTGATCTTCAATTAAAATGGCTGGTATATCTAATTTTATAAAATCAAAATTACTTAATATATATTTACCATTTCTTTTTGCATTAATTATATAACTTGGTATTTTAAATAAATCTTCCTTGTCATTTTTTATTGCTTGAATACCTTTTTTAGTTCTTATATAAAATTTAATTAATCCCAATTTAAAATGAATTTTAGTTTCATTTTGATATGTTTTTTTAAAAAAATTATGAAAATAATCATAACCTCCAGCATTAGATAAACTAGGTCTTATAAATAATCTATAATATTCTTTTTTATTATAAGTAAATTTTTCGTTAATAAAGATGACATCAATATTAAAAGTATTTATTTCAACAGAACTTACTTTTATGAATTCCTTATTTTGATTCTGTTGAGAAAATTTTATTTCATCTTTTAAAGCTATATTTAAAATACTAATCACCTCAATTAAAAAATCGTCTTTTTAAATAAAAAAATCTCTTTTTTTAAAAAAAGAGACGTTAGTTTCTTAAATGGGGCGTGTAAAGGGAATTGAACCCTCGAGTGCCGGAACCACAATCCGGAGCGTTAACCACTTCGCCATACACGCCATAAAATATTTCACTTATTTATTATACTAAAAAAATTTTTTATGTGCTAAAAAAAATAAAAAAATTATAAAATAAGAAAAACAAAAACTTTAATAACACAAGAAACCCTAAAAAAGTGGTGATTGTTCATTCTAATACAATCTTTAGATAAAAAGAACTGAAATTGCTTAATGAAAATAAATTAAATTGAAGCAAGATCACAATCAAAATATAAAGATGAAGAATTAATGTCTTTAAATGGAAAGTACTGCTCAAACATGAGTAAAAAAAATGATTTTAGAGTTAGAAAAATCAAATATTTGGAGTTTCTTAAGAATAAAATATCTAAAAAATAAATGAGAAATATAAATTCTCAATTTATATTTTATGTAAAACTTCAAATCTCTCAAAATTAGGGTATTACTATTAACTTAAAAAGGCAAACAAAATTTTAATTTCTAAGATATTTCAATAAAAAACTTAATTAAACATTATTTCTTTCAAATATAAATAGTCTTATCGTTACAAAAAAATAACTTTAATTATAAATTTATTAGAGGGAATAAACTCGAAAAAATGAATAGTTTATAAATACATGAAATTATTTAAACTTTCTTATAATACAAGAAAAATAAATAAATATAATTTAAGTTCACAACACAGAAAATATGAAAATAAACTTAATAGAAATTTTAATTCTAGCTATTTTAGAGAAAAATTTGGTACAAATATTTCATATTTGCAATTTAGAACTAGAACAATTTACTTAAGTAATATAAATAATTTATATAGTAAAAAAATTCTAGATTATCAATTAAATAAAAGTTCAAACTTTTAATTTGTAAAAATAATTTAATAAATACTTTAAAAAAAGTAATGTATGCTAAAAAATATAATTCACTCAGATTGAGGTTGGCATTATATTGGTAACGACTATTTTGAGGTTTGCAGAAAACTTAATATAGAAATTTAAATGTCAAGACAAAGTAATTCTGTCAATAATGCTACTTGTGAAACTTTTTTTTAATCTCTTAAAAGAATCTATTTACTACAAAAAGCAAATCATTAATCTAAAAGATGAAATAAAAGAAAGTGTTAAAGATAATATTCACTTGTATAATATTTTAACATTTCATTCAAATATAAAAAAATATGAATCCTAGTAGTTTTGCTATGAGTCATATTTAATTTTTTTTAGTTTGTATTGTCCAGTTATATTGACAATCTCATAGTTTAAAATAGAGATTTTTTTATTAATAATTAAAAATTAATTCATTATTAGTTAGATAACTTATCAATTCCTAATTCATCAATTTTTCAAGATTTTGAACCTGTAACTAATTTTGAAGTTGATTTTGCTGTAATTGTAACACTTCCTTCTTTAATATCAATAGCTTCTATTTTAGAAAAATCAACATCTGAAGTTTCTATTTTTTCAAGTCCTTTAACTGTTTTTAAAGCCCTAATAACTTCATCAACTGTTGTATCATTTGTTGGAGTTAAGTTAATTTTAACTGTTGATAAAATAACTTTTTCTGTTGAAGCGATTTTTTTAGCAATTGTAACTGAAACTGAAACTGAAACTGACGCAATTTTTTCTGTTGAAGCAATTTTTTTATCATCCTTTGCTTTAAACATAACATCAATTTTTTCTTTAACTTCTTTATCTGTTAATTTATCTGCAGTAGTTGCAACTACAATAGTTACTTCTCCTGCTTTTTGTGTTCCAGATTTAATTTTTACTATTAAAACTGATTTATCTGCTTGTTTAAAACTAATTATTCCATCAGCTGTAATTTTATTTGATTTAACTGTATATTCTTTTGATAACTCTTTTTTCACTTAAAGTAATATCACTTGCTTTACTTCCACAAGCAATAACTGTTGTAGTTGTAGTTGCAACTAAACCTGCTGCACCTAATAATCCTAATATTTTTTTCATTCTTCCTCCTCTTTTTAAAACAATTTAAATTCATACTATGATTATACACCTACTTTTTTAAAAAATGTCAACACTTTTTTTGACTTTTTTGACGCCAATATTCCCTGAATGTATTCCAATTTTAGATGATATTTTTTATATACTAATAGAAAAGATAACATATATGGCAAAAAAGTACAATAATTTAGAAAATGAACTCAAGAAGAAAAAAGAAAAAAACTTATAAATCAATAATAATAGATTAATTCACAAAAAAGTTATTTCATTAGATATTTCTTATAGAATGTCTGCAAGATTTATAATTGCTATTTTAAATAGAGCAATTAATATTATTAAAAAGGTAAAAGATCAGAGTCGAATAATTATTTCCTCAGATCATGAAGTTCTATAAACAAGCAAAAACTAAAAAATGTTTATGATTCAAACAATTTAACTATATCAATGGGAAAAAAACATGTGCAAATAACTTTTTTATTAAAAGCTATCATTTTTTGTTTAAAAAGGAACAATTCATAATAATAAATATGAATTACTGAAAAATTATATAAATAATGCTATTGAATGAGATAAATAATATAAATAAAAAAATATTAAATATAACTCTTAGCAGTTTTAATATGATTCATATTTAATATTTTATTTAACTTATTTTCCAATTATATTAACAATATCAATTATTGTATTTTAAGAAACAGTAAAAACTTCTGGTTTTTCAAGAATTGATTTAACTTTTGCAAGGAATTGACCTGCTTCTGAAGCATCAATAATTCTTTGATCTACTGTTAAACTCATATTCATTATTGCTTTAATAGCTAATTTTTCATTATAAACTACAACTGGTTTTTTAACAACTTTACCTACTCCAACAACTGCAGCATTTGGATAAAAAATTGTTGGAGTTGCTTGAATTGCTCCAATATTTCCATAATTAGCAATTGTGATTGTACTTCCATCAGCTTCATAATTATAAAGTTCTCCTGATCTAAGTCTTGAAGTTACTTCTTTAATATCTATTGCAACTTCTTTTATTGATAATTTTTCAACAAATTTAAGTACAGGAATAATTAATCCTTCAGTTGTTTCTGTTGCAAGACCAATATGATGATATTTTTTAATTAATACTTCATTTGTTTCAGCATCATAACTTGAGTTTAACTTTGGATATTCTTCAAGAGCAATAGAGATAGCTTTTGCAATAAATGAAATTGTAGTAAATTTTATATTATTTTGAGTTTGTTTTAAGATATGTTTCAATTTTAAAATAGCACTCATATCTATTTCAGTTGATATTGTAAGTGGGGGTATAAAATTTTGACTTAAAATCATTGATTTAACTGCTGGATTTCTATTTTTATTTATTTTAGTTCTTTCAATAATTTTATTTTCATCATTAGATTCAAATTGTAAATAACCTACAGAATTATCTGGTTTGTCTTTTTCAAAATTTACATCTTGAATATTTTCTTTTTCTCTTTCACTTTTATCAAATTCTCATTTTTCTTTTAAGTCTCTTTCAACTCTCTCTATTATTTCTCTTTCTAATTGTGCTCTTTCTTCTTCTTGACGTTTTTTTTCTTTTAATTCATTTGCAAATAAGTTTATTTCATCTTTAATTATCATTTTTAAATCATTAGCATTAAACTCTCTATTTGGTTCTTTTTTTTGATTTTGACTCATATTTTGCATCATGTTTTGCATTAACATATATTGCATCATTTGTCCAAATGTATCAGTTCCTGCATTAAAATGTGATTGCTGATTTAATTTTGAAGTTGCAGCATTTAATTGATTTTGTTCTTTCAAAGTTTTTTGTAAATCTTTAATTTGTTCTTTTAAAAAGTCTAAAGTTTCATCTGCAACTTTCTTATCTGATGCTTTTACAAGTTCATCATCTTTTTTATTAATCTCTGTTTTAATTTCTTTTTGAATAACTTTTGGTGTTTTTTCCAATATTTTTTCTTCAAAATATTGATTTGGTTGAAATAGTTCTTCATTTTCAATTACATTTTCATGAGTTCTTTTAAAAGGTACACGAATATTGTTTAAAGTTTCTTGAGTTAATTCAACATTTTGTTTTTCTTTATATGCAGTATATAAATTTGTAGCTCTTAATCAAACTTCAAATTCTTCTATTCCTTTAGGTGTTTGATTATAAGGAATATAAACCATAGCTCCAGTATTAGGATCTTGAAAAGGAACTTCTCTTAAAAATTCTTTTGGTATATCAATTTCATTAATTATTTTAGTGAATTCTGGATTATCTGTTTGAATTCCTTTTTCTACTACTTTTCTTCTTTGATTAATAAGACTTCTTTCATCACGATTTTTTATAATTTCTCATCTCTTTGAAGTATCATAAAGATTTGAAAGTTTTGACTCTGCATAAGTTTTAGTTGGCTTATGAGTAATTTCATCAACTAATTGCTGAGGTTTCTTTTTAGGCATAATAACTCCACTATAAGGACTTAAATCATTAGCATCTATTATAGTATCTTCATCATTTTCTATATAAGAACCATATGACATTCCAAAAAGATTATCTTGAGAATATCCTTGTTTTATTTTCTCAGCATCTTTTATATTGTTGATATTATTAGTAGTTTTTTTAAATCTTTGATTATCAAGTACAGCATTATCTTTTGTTGCTACTATATCTTGTTCAAGAACATTTGGATCTCCCCCAGCAGCATTTAATTTATCCATTCTTGCTTGAATAATATTTCTCATTATTAACGGTCTACCTTTTTCATCAGTTTTTGACATTGCATCAATTAGTTGATTTTCATTTTGAGATTCTCTAAAGTCATTTTCTTCTAAAAGTTTTTCTTTTCTTGCTTGAACTAATTGTCTAAACTTACTTACTCCAGATAAATTATTTGTTGAAAACAAATTACTTCCATCTGATTCTTTTATATCTTCATTTGTCATTTTTAGTAATTCTTCTTTTGTTAAATCACCCATAACTTTATTTTGAGGAGCATTTTTAATTGAGTCTTTTATATTAGCTCTCATTTGAGCAAACTTATCTTTTGGTTGTTCATTTTCTTGATTCATACTTTGATCTTTTTTCTCCATTCTTTGAACTTTTTGTAAATTATCCATAATATCATCTCTACCTGTTGAAAAAGGTGTTACTGCTTGATTATATCTATCATATACAACAGCTCCTGTTTCAATATCTTGTACATTGGGTTCGTTTTCTTGAGTTAAAATAAATATTTCTTCTTCATTATTCTTTTTAATACTTAATTTTTTCAAACTTTTTTTTTATATTTTTCTATTTCTTTTTCCCCAATAGCAATGTTTGCTAAGATACTTCCGTTTTTTACAGAAGTTCCTAAATTAATGGTTTTTGTAATTATACCATTATAGTTGGATTTTATATTTATTTTAGAACCATCATCTAATTCTATAAGAGCAAAATCTTGTCCAAAATTAATTTGTTCATCAGAAAATAATCATTCTTTTAAAATTCCTTTAGATGGTAAATTTCTAACCCTCAAATGAACCATAATCACATCGCCCCTTTTTTAAATATCCACTATTTATAATTATATAAAAAATAAAGGCAAAATCCTACCTTTATTAGTTAACATATTAATATATAAAAAATTATTTTACATTCCTCTACTCTAATCAACATACTTAGTTTTAAATATAATAACTCCTTTTTTTACAAGTTTCTTGTAACGCTCAGCTTCTCTAAGATTTTCTTTAACAAATGGCCTATCTTTATAATTTAAAGTAAGAATAAATCTTTTAATTTGTTGTTTATTTGATTTTTCAAGAACTTTTTGTTGTTTTATAGAAGCTCTCTTTATTTTTTGTTCCAAAGATCTAGTTTCAAAGATTTTTTTTATTTTGTTAATTCTTTCTTCTTTTGGATATGACTTAATACTTTTCAAGAATACTTTATAAGCTGTTTTTTTGTGTAATAAAGTCATTTTGTATTCATTTTTTGCAGTACTTTTTTTTAATTTAGCTTTTTGTTTACGATAAGCATGCTCTTCAGCTGTAATAAGTTTTCCTTCAATATCATGCCAATTATAAAATTTCTTATTATTTCAATTTAAATATATAAATTGTAAACTAACAACTAAAAAAGTTATTGCAAAACAAGCTATTGCAAAAACAAAAAAAATAAATCACTGAGGTCACGTACTTTGGCTGAAAATTGTTCCATTTTTCTCTTCCAAAGTAAATTTATGAATATTTAAAAATCAATATGGATATCACATTTGTTGAGTAAAATGTCTACTTTTATCAATAACACCCTTATCTGCACTTCATATATTTGTTCAAAATCAACTATCTGAAGAAAGAGAATAAATTTTTTTAAAAAACTCAGGTGAATAATAATTAAATCTTATTTCCCCTCTTATCATTGCAAAAATTAAATAGCCTACAGGATAAGTACATGTCAAAGGAAGTGCAAATTTTGAGTATCTTCTATAAGAAAAATATTGATCTCCACAAGATAATAAAAAATAGACTATCATAATACTTGGTATACACAAATGTAAAACCATTGTAGAAACTCAATTTGATGGATAATATGAATCCATTTCATCTCTTGATGCTAAAAGACCAAATCAAAAAACTAACATTGTTACTGTGATATAAACTGTCATAGCTAACTCAATACCAAAAACCGGTTTAGAATTATAAATTCTTTTCATAAATAAAGCAGCTACTAAATAAAGAACTACTGCATAATTAGACTGTGTTGTAAAAAAAGAATAGTATATATTTAATCTTTCCATTGTTGGCAAACCTTCAAAAGTTTTTTTTGGTGAATATATTTGAAGTACAAAATCTAATACTAAAAAAGACATTAGCAATATCAAAACCATAACTTTCAAAGAAAATTCAAAATCTTTATTAAGTTTCATTATTTTTCACCTAACTTATTAACATAAAAATTATATCTAATTAAAAATAAAAAACCAAACTTCAAGTTTGATTTTTTAAAAATATTTTATAAAAACTTTAATGTTTCATTACAAATCATTAATTCTTCATTTGTTCTTAATTTAAAAACTGGTATTTTTGAGTCATTTGAAGATATTTTCAAATAATCTCCATATTTCTGATCATTTAATTTAGAATCAATTGATAATTGTAATAAAGAACATTTTTCAACAACTTTTTCTCTTACTATTGATGCATTTTCTCCAATACCTGCTGTAAATATAATTCCATCAATTTTACCATTAATTTGATTTGCAAATTTTACTACAAAGTCAGTAACTGTTTGTGTATAAATTTCTAAAGCTAGTTTAGCTTGTTTATTATTATTTGAAGCAGCATCAACAACATCTCTCATATCACTACTTATTTCACTTATACCATACAAACCAGATTCCTTATTTAACATATCTGTAACTTCAAATACATTTTTTCCTGTTTCTTTAGAAACATATTGAAGAATTGATGGATCAATATCTCCACTTCTTGTTCCCATCATTAAACCAGCTAAAGGAGTTAATCCCATTGTTGTATTATATGATTTTCCATTTTTGATAGCACAAATACTTGCACCATTACCTAAATGACAAACAATTAAATTTAAATCTTCTTTCTTTTTATTAAATATCTCTTGAGCTTTATATGTAATATAATCATAACTAATTCCATGAAAACCATATTTTCTAACTTTTAAATCTGTATATCATTTGTAAGGGACTGAATACATATAACTAATTTCTGGCATTGTTTGATGATATGAAGTATCAAAACATCCAACAAGTTTAGCTTTTGGTAAACTTTTTTGAAATGCATTAATTGAAGTTAAAGCTCCTGGATTATGCAATGGAGCTAATTTAATATTGTCTTCTATTATATTTTTAATTTCTTGTGTTAATTCAACTGTATTAACAATTTTGTCTCCACCATGTACTATTCTAAATCCAATACCTTTAATATCTTCAGTTTTTTCTATAACTTTTAGTTCAGTGAATTTAGTTAAAATCAATTCAACTGCTTGTAAATGATCTTTTATTTCTTCTTCAAAAATATGCTTTTTATCATTAACTTCAATAATTAATTTACCATCAACAGCTATTCTTTCTGCTAATCCTTCTACCAAAGATTTTGGATTTTTAGAATCTTTAATATCAAATAATTTAAATTTAATTGAGCTACTTCCTGCATTTACTACTAGTATCATTATTTATTTCCTCCATTAAACATTGATGTAAAAATTGTAATTATAGATGTTTGTTTTATATCTTCTAATGTAGCTCCTCTTGACAAGTCATTTACAGTCTTATTTAATCCTAAAATAAAAGGACCTGCAGCTTGATAATCACCAAGTCTTTGAGCTATTTTATAACCAATATTTCCTGAACTTAAATCTGGAAAAACATAAACATTTGCATGTTTTTTAGTAATTTTTGTTTTTGGATATTTTTTATCTCTAACATTTTTATCAAATGCTGAGTCAAATTGCATTTCTCCATCAAATATTACACCTTTAGTATTTTTACTTTTTAATATTTCAAGTGCTCCTTTTACCTTTTCAACGTTAGATCCTATTCCTGAGCCATTAGTTGAATAACTTAACATTGCTACTTGAACATTATCTTCATTTAATTGTTTTGCAAAATCTGCTGCCATTAAAGCTATGTCTGCTAATTGTTGAGAAGTTGGTTCAACATTTAAAGCACAATCTGTAAACAAAAATATTTCCTCACTTTTTGACATTAAAAACACTGAAGAAGCTATTGAGTATTCTGGAGCTGTTTTAATAATTTGTAAAGCTGGTCTTAAAGTATCAGCTGTTGTATATTCTAAGCCACAAATCATTGCATCAGCTAAATTCATTTTCATCATCATTACTCCAAAATAAGTTTTTTGTTTTAATAATTCTATAGCAGTTGGTTTATCAAGTTTTCCTTTTCTAGCTTCTAAAAAAACTTCAATCATTTCATCTTTGTTATATTCATCGACAATAACTACTTCAATTTTTTTATTCAAACTATCTGGTACTTCTTTTCTTGAATTAAATAACAGTATAGGTTTTGCTAAATTTTGTTCAACTAAAAATTGGGCATTTTCTTGGATTTTTAATTGATTTCCTTCTGGAAATACTATTTTTTGTTTATTTTCAATTAATTTTATTTTATTTTCAATTTCTTTTATTGTTCACATATTTTAACTCTCACTTTTGTATTTTTCTATTTCTTTTAATAAAGAAGATGAAACTTTTCTATTTTCATTATCTGATAAAAATAAAACTGTTTCTAATTCACTATATATACTTTTGTTACCATCATGTAATTCAATTTCATAATCTAATGTTTGAGAATCCCTTATACCTCTAACTATATAATTGATTTTTCTCTCTTTTGCAAAATTTGCAGTAAGTTGATTTTGATTTATTTCAATTTTTACATTCTTTAAATGTTTTATTTTTAATTTAATTTTATCAACTCTTTGAACTAAATCTAAACTATTATTTTTTGAAATATTTTTTGTAACTACTAAAATCACTTCATCAAATAGTTTTGTTGCTTTTAATAAAATATTTAAATGTCCTTCATGAAAGGGATCAAAACTCCCAGGATATATAGCACTTTTCATGTTTACCCCTTTTTTTAATATTACTATAATTTTATAACCTTTTTAATGAAATTTTTTTTCCTTTATTATATTTTATGTAATAAAATATTCTAAAAGAGGTAAACAAGAAAATGAAAATACTTTTAATAGATATTGGAAATACCACAGCTGATTTTCGCATTTGAGATAATCAAGCAAATAAATTAACAAAAATAATAAGACCTTTAACAAAAGATGTAGAGTGAAGAAGAAGTAAAACTCTAATAAATTATTTTAAACACAACATTATTAGTTTTGAAAAAATAGTTTATGTCTCTGTAGTTCCAAAATGAAATGATATTCTAAGAGAATTTGCAAGTAGCATTGGAGTAGATATATTTAGTTTAAGAAATGACCTAGAAATAAATAAAAATGACTTTGAAATTGATGATATAAATAAACTTGGCGCTGATTTTATTAGTAATTTTTATGGAGCAATAAAATGTTATGACATTAAGAATGGAGTAATTGTTTCTATGGGAACAGCTTCAACAATTGCAATTATAGAAAATAAAAAATTTAAAGGAGCAATAATTTGTCCAGGATTAAAAAACTCTCTAAATTGCTTAATTTCAAGTGCAGTTCTTTTAAAAGATAATACTTACAATAAATCGAATAAAAAATATGGAACAAATACAGTTGATGCTATAAATATAGGAGCTTATAATGCTCATTATACAATGTTAAGTTCAACTGTTAAAAAACTAGGTTTTAATTTTGCAATATTTACTGGTGGAAATTCAATTGATTTTAAAGATGAAATTATTAATGATAATTTCATCTTTGATGAAGAATTAATATTTAAAGGTCTAATTGAACTTAATAAATAAAATAGCATTTAACAAATGCTAAATGCTATTTAAAAAATTCAATGTATCTGCAAAAATTAATTTTTTATCAATATCAAAAAGAATTTCATGTCTTAAATTCTCATAAAGTTTTATTTTAATATTAAGTTTAGCTTTTTTAAATTTTTTAAATGTTTTTTTGACACCTTTACTATAATTTCCAACAGGATCATTTGAACCAGAAACTAAAATTATAGGTAAATCTTTTCTTATTTTCTTAATATTTTTATTCTTTTGAATATATATTAAACCTTTAAATAAATCTTTAAAAGCTGAAGTTGTAAAAATTTGACCGCATAAAGGATCTTCATTAAATTTCTTAACGTTATTTTCATCTATTGATAATCATTCTACTCCTGTTGAAGATTTATCATTAAATTTTTTATTAAACTTTTTATAACTTAAATTTCAAATAAATTTATCTATATTCTTTGATCCATATTTTTTTTGTCTACTAATAGCAATTTTTTTTCCAAATTTTAAAGCAAAATTACTTTGTCAAGCAGTTCCACTAAGTATTAATCCCTGAATAGTTTCAGAAAAATCAATAGCATAACTTCTTACCAAAAAACTTCCCATAGAATGTCCTAACATTACTATTTTTTGATTTTTATAAGTTTCTTTTATATAATCATTAACTTTTTTCAAGTCTTTCACTAAAATATTTCAACCATCTTCATCTGCAAAATATCCAAGTTCATTATTATTTAAATCAGCAGTTTTACCATGACCTCTATGATCATTTGAAACAACAATTCAACCATTTTCATTTAAAAACTTTGCAAATTCATCATATCTCTTTGAATATTCACAACTACCATGGACAAGTTGTAAAACTCCCTTTACAGTTTTAACATCTTTTCAAATATAAGTATGCAAATTTTTACCCTCATATCCTTTAATTAATAATTCCTTCATAAAAAACACTCCTTTAATATTTATTCTATTACTAAAATAAAAAAAAACTAATTAATTTAAGCGAGTTTTATTATTTAATAGCTGCTTTAATAGCATTTAATTCTTCTATT carries:
- a CDS encoding 2-oxo acid dehydrogenase subunit E2, with amino-acid sequence MKKLSIKKNNEEEIFILTQENEPNVQDIETGAVVYDRYNQAVTPFSTGRDDIMDNLQKVQRMEKKDQSMNQENEQPKDKFAQMRANIKDSIKNAPQNKVMGDLTKEELLKMTNEDIKESDGSNLFSTNNLSGVSKFRQLVQARKEKLLEENDFRESQNENQLIDAMSKTDEKGRPLIMRNIIQARMDKLNAAGGDPNVLEQDIVATKDNAVLDNQRFKKTTNNINNIKDAEKIKQGYSQDNLFGMSYGSYIENDEDTIIDANDLSPYSGVIMPKKKPQQLVDEITHKPTKTYAESKLSNLYDTSKRWEIIKNRDERSLINQRRKVVEKGIQTDNPEFTKIINEIDIPKEFLREVPFQDPNTGAMVYIPYNQTPKGIEEFEVWLRATNLYTAYKEKQNVELTQETLNNIRVPFKRTHENVIENEELFQPNQYFEEKILEKTPKVIQKEIKTEINKKDDELVKASDKKVADETLDFLKEQIKDLQKTLKEQNQLNAATSKLNQQSHFNAGTDTFGQMMQYMLMQNMMQNMSQNQKKEPNREFNANDLKMIIKDEINLFANELKEKKRQEEERAQLEREIIERVERDLKEKWEFDKSEREKENIQDVNFEKDKPDNSVGYLQFESNDENKIIERTKINKNRNPAVKSMILSQNFIPPLTISTEIDMSAILKLKHILKQTQNNIKFTTISFIAKAISIALEEYPKLNSSYDAETNEVLIKKYHHIGLATETTEGLIIPVLKFVEKLSIKEVAIDIKEVTSRLRSGELYNYEADGSTITIANYGNIGAIQATPTIFYPNAAVVGVGKVVKKPVVVYNEKLAIKAIMNMSLTVDQRIIDASEAGQFLAKVKSILEKPEVFTVS
- a CDS encoding type III pantothenate kinase, with product MKILLIDIGNTTADFRIWDNQANKLTKIIRPLTKDVEWRRSKTLINYFKHNIISFEKIVYVSVVPKWNDILREFASSIGVDIFSLRNDLEINKNDFEIDDINKLGADFISNFYGAIKCYDIKNGVIVSMGTASTIAIIENKKFKGAIICPGLKNSLNCLISSAVLLKDNTYNKSNKKYGTNTVDAINIGAYNAHYTMLSSTVKKLGFNFAIFTGGNSIDFKDEIINDNFIFDEELIFKGLIELNK
- a CDS encoding Pr6Pr family membrane protein — encoded protein: MKLNKDFEFSLKVMVLILLMSFLVLDFVLQIYSPKKTFEGLPTMERLNIYYSFFTTQSNYAVVLYLVAALFMKRIYNSKPVFGIELAMTVYITVTMLVFWFGLLASRDEMDSYYPSNWVSTMVLHLCIPSIMIVYFLLSCGDQYFSYRRYSKFALPLTCTYPVGYLIFAMIRGEIRFNYYSPEFFKKIYSLSSDSWFWTNIWSADKGVIDKSRHFTQQMWYPYWFLNIHKFTLEEKNGTIFSQSTWPQWFIFFVFAIACFAITFLVVSLQFIYLNWNNKKFYNWHDIEGKLITAEEHAYRKQKAKLKKSTAKNEYKMTLLHKKTAYKVFLKSIKSYPKEERINKIKKIFETRSLEQKIKRASIKQQKVLEKSNKQQIKRFILTLNYKDRPFVKENLREAERYKKLVKKGVIIFKTKYVD
- a CDS encoding lipoprotein, which codes for MKKILGLLGAAGLVATTTTTVIACGSKASDITLSEKRVIKRIYS
- the pta gene encoding phosphate acetyltransferase produces the protein MWTIKEIENKIKLIENKQKIVFPEGNQLKIQENAQFLVEQNLAKPILLFNSRKEVPDSLNKKIEVVIVDEYNKDEMIEVFLEARKGKLDKPTAIELLKQKTYFGVMMMKMNLADAMICGLEYTTADTLRPALQIIKTAPEYSIASSVFLMSKSEEIFLFTDCALNVEPTSQQLADIALMAADFAKQLNEDNVQVAMLSYSTNGSGIGSNVEKVKGALEILKSKNTKGVIFDGEMQFDSAFDKNVRDKKYPKTKITKKHANVYVFPDLSSGNIGYKIAQRLGDYQAAGPFILGLNKTVNDLSRGATLEDIKQTSIITIFTSMFNGGNK
- a CDS encoding alpha/beta fold hydrolase — translated: MKELLIKGYEGKNLHTYIWKDVKTVKGVLQLVHGSCEYSKRYDEFAKFLNENGWIVVSNDHRGHGKTADLNNNELGYFADEDGWNILVKDLKKVNDYIKETYKNQKIVMLGHSMGSFLVRSYAIDFSETIQGLILSGTAWQSNFALKFGKKIAISRQKKYGSKNIDKFIWNLSYKKFNKKFNDKSSTGVEWLSIDENNVKKFNEDPLCGQIFTTSAFKDLFKGLIYIQKNKNIKKIRKDLPIILVSGSNDPVGNYSKGVKKTFKKFKKAKLNIKIKLYENLRHEILFDIDKKLIFADTLNFLNSI
- the coaD gene encoding pantetheine-phosphate adenylyltransferase, encoding MKSAIYPGSFDPFHEGHLNILLKATKLFDEVILVVTKNISKNNSLDLVQRVDKIKLKIKHLKNVKIEINQNQLTANFAKERKINYIVRGIRDSQTLDYEIELHDGNKSIYSELETVLFLSDNENRKVSSSLLKEIEKYKSES
- a CDS encoding acetate kinase, with the protein product MILVVNAGSSSIKFKLFDIKDSKNPKSLVEGLAERIAVDGKLIIEVNDKKHIFEEEIKDHLQAVELILTKFTELKVIEKTEDIKGIGFRIVHGGDKIVNTVELTQEIKNIIEDNIKLAPLHNPGALTSINAFQKSLPKAKLVGCFDTSYHQTMPEISYMYSVPYKWYTDLKVRKYGFHGISYDYITYKAQEIFNKKKEDLNLIVCHLGNGASICAIKNGKSYNTTMGLTPLAGLMMGTRSGDIDPSILQYVSKETGKNVFEVTDMLNKESGLYGISEISSDMRDVVDAASNNNKQAKLALEIYTQTVTDFVVKFANQINGKIDGIIFTAGIGENASIVREKVVEKCSLLQLSIDSKLNDQKYGDYLKISSNDSKIPVFKLRTNEELMICNETLKFL